One Natator depressus isolate rNatDep1 chromosome 3, rNatDep2.hap1, whole genome shotgun sequence DNA segment encodes these proteins:
- the MEA1 gene encoding male-enhanced antigen 1 — protein MGEGAGSDNAEALALAAELVAARTMGPERICPNEHEELGPQEVPEGALDPPGDWSSEEPEEEEEEGGDGYFYQPLSQDPELGSWDTGSLAAETAPAETAPGIQERLQMLRLHLPDPPVDSEEEEDDGAAAQSSRSSIPMDPAHVELVKRTMAGVKLPTLGIPTWASEISDDQWTAMVQRTLQARQSLSTSRPEWK, from the exons atgggcgagggggctgggagtgacaAT GCTGAGGCGCTGGCGCTGGCCGCGGAGCTGGTGGCTGCACGGACAATGGGCCCTGAACGGATCTGTCCCAACGAGCATGAGGAGCTGGGGCCGCAGGAGGTGCCTGAGGGAGCCCTGGACCCCCCTGGAGACTGGAGCAGTGAGgagcctgaggaggaggaggaggagggcggtGATGGCTACTTCtaccagcccctgagccaggaTCCAGAGCTGGGGTCGTGGGACACGGGTTCGCTGGCAGCTGAGACAGCCCCTGCAGAGACAGCCCCTGGCATCCAGGAGCGATTGCAG ATGCTGAGGCTGCATTTGCCAGACCCCCCTGTGGatagcgaggaggaggaggacgacggagctgcagctcagagcagcCGAAGTTCCATCCCTATGGATCCAG CACATGTGGAGTTGGTGAAAAGGACGATGGCTGGCGTGAAGCTCCCGACCCTGGGAATCCCCACATGGGCCAGCGAGATCTCAGATGACCAGTGGACAGCTATGGTGCAGCGAACGCTGCAGGCCAGGCAGAGTCTCAGCACCTCTAGGCCGGAATGGAAATGA